GCGTCGAACGCGACGGTCGATTTCACCGGGGGGACGCTCGGAGGCGTTGACTGCCCCGGTCTGGCGTTCGGCGGCGAGGTGGCCGGCAGCGCGACGACCGACGGGTACGACGTGGTCGTCCGCAACGGCGACCGCGCGGCCGGCGGCTACGACCTGACGGTCCGGACGGTCGGCTCAGGCTCCGTCTCGGACGAGAACGTCACTGACGGACCGTCGGCCGACGACCCGTATCACGTCCCTGCGGTGTACGCGGTCGAGGTGCCGATCGATTACTGGACCAGCGAGGTGACGTACGCGGAGACCGTCCGTGTCGCGCCGGGGGAACGCGATGAGTGACCCCCGTCGACCGGGCGCCCGAACGCGATCGGACGGGGCGAGGTCGCGATCCCGCCGGGACCGCGGGACCGCGACGACCCTCTCGTACGTGTTGACGCTCGGGATCACGGCGCTGTTGATCAGCGGCCTGCTCGTCGCAGCAGGGGGCGCCGTCGAGAGCCAGCGCGAGGACACGACGCGCGAGACGATGGAGGTGGTCGGCCAGCAGCTCTCCTCGCGGCTGATGGCCGCGGACCGCCTCGTCGCCGCCGGCGGGAGCGAGGTCGCCGTCCGCGGTGCGTACCCCGGGACGGTCGCCGGAAGCACCTACTCGATCGCCGTGGAGCCCGGGTCGCCGGCGACGATCGAGTTGACCGCGACCGGCACACGTGTCTCGGTGACGGTGGCGGCCCCGGCACGCACGCCCGTCGCCGAGACGACCGTGTCGGGCGGCGACGTGGAGATCGTGTACGTCGGCGGCCAACTGGAGGTGCGGGAGGCGTGAGCCGCGCGCAAAGCGACGCGATCGGGTTCGTGCTGGTGTTCTCCTTGATCGTCCTCACCGTCGGGACCGTGTACGCCGCGGGCTACCCGGCGTTGGAGGAGTTCCGGACCGGCGAACAGCTCGAGAACATGGAGCGAGCGTTCGAGGTGCTCGACGACAACCTGGACGACCTCACGCGCGAGGGCGCGCCCAGCCGCGCGACCGAGATCAAGCTCAACGGGGGAACGCTGGCGGTGAACGGGTCGACGACGATCACGGTGAACGCGACGACGACGGATCCGGTCAGGGGCGAGAACTTCACCGTCTCCGACGAGAGCACGCCGATCACCTACAGCGAGGGCGACACGACCGTCGTCTCCGCACACGGCGCGGTGTTCCGCCAGGACGGCGACGCGGCCGTGATGCGCTCGGAGCCGGGGTGGGTGGTCGACGACGACCACGCGCTGATCCCGCTGGTCGTCACCGACCGAACCGGCGATCGGGTCGCGTTCGGCGGGAGTTCGACCGTGCTGATCCGTGGGCAGGTGACGGGGCGGGGGATCGCGGGCGAAGTCGTCGCCGGCGACAGCGACGACGTGACTGTGACCGTCACGGTCGAGTCGCCACGGGCGGACGCCTGGAAGCGCCACTTCGAGGCCGAGGGACTGACCGCAGTCGACGGTAACCCAGCCGACGGCGAGGTCACCTACCGGTTCGAGGTGGACAGCGTGGTCGTCCAGCAGACGACCGTCTCGGTGGAGTTGGAGGGGTAACGACGGCGGCGGTGAGAGACAGCGAGGCGGCGGGCGGCGGCTGCCTCCGGCACCGGTGCGGCTCAGTCCTCGTCGACCTCGATCTCGGTGACCGAAACGTGGAGGTAGGTGATCCGTGGGGCGTTCGACGCGCTCACGTCGAGATCGATCGTTCCGACGCTCTCGTCGTACTCGAAGTCGTTCGGCTGCCCGTTCACGTCGATCGTGTCGCCGACGAGGCCGCCCTCGAAGTTCGTCCCCGGCCCGCCGCCACCGTTGAGGTCGACATCCGACCCGGGGGCGTACACGAACCCGACGAACAGGTAGTTTCCGTCGAACGAGACGTCCCCGTCGGAGTGGACCAGCACGCGAAGTTGACTCGCGGGACCGTCGGGGTTGACATCGCCGCTCACGGAGAAGTCCTCGCGGACGTACCAGGTAGTCGAGTTCCCCCCGGTCACGTCCACGTCGCCGGCGTCGAAGTCGCCGTCGACGACGACGGAGACGTTCCCGTCGGACGTGTCGATCGAGAGGTCGCCGCCGTAGTCCCCGTCGAGGAAGTACGTCTCGCCGCCGTCCATGTCGTCGGTGTCGAAGTCGCTCTCAGTCTCGTTGATGCAGGCGTCCGGCTCCGTCTCGCACTCCTCGATATGGGACTCGATGACGTCGTCGGCGGACGGCTGCACGACCCCGTCGCGGTACGGCTCCGGCGGCGGCCCGGGATTGGCCGAGATCCCGCCCGCGGAGGTCGAGGCGACGACGTTGTCGAACTCGGTCTCGAACGGGACGACCAGCTCCGTCCGTGCGGTTCGGTTCCCGTGGTACACCGTCACGTCGCCGCTGGTGCGCTGTTCGAAGAACCGCCCCCACGCGTCGTAGTACTCGCTGCCGACGGTGATCACGACGACCCCCTCGTCGAGGGGGTTCGCGCGGTCGGAGTCCCCGTCCGGGTACACAGCGGCCGGGTCGCTCGAGCGCCGGACGACGACCTCGCCGTCGAGACGCTCGTCGCCGCCGACGGACACGAGCGGGAGCGTCAGCGTCGTGCCGCGGTAGTGGAACTCCGGCGGCGACACCATCGAACTGCCGTTGCCCGACCGCCGCCAGACGCCCCCGCCCTGATACGCGACCGACGTGTCGCCGTCGCGGTAGACGACCGCGCCGAGGGTCGTGTTCGTGATCTCGTACTCGAAGTCGCCCGTGCTGGCGTTGTACACCGAGATGTTCATCCACCCCGCGTCGGCGTCGATGCGCCGCGTCGCGTCGGCGCTTCCGGCCAGCCGCACCCGCTGGGTGTCGCTCTCGCCGTGGGCGACGAGACTCGCCTTCGAGTCGAGCTGCGTCATCGACTGTTCGGCCGCACCCGTCGTCGCCGACTGCTGGACGCCGCCGATGGCGTCGCCGCCGAGCGCGACGACCGTCGTCGCGCCAGCGATGGTGATCGCCAGCAGGAGGACGACGCTGATCACGTCGCCCTGTGCCCGTCGGTCGTCATCCCCCCACGAAGGCATCGTCGTACCGACGGCGGCCTGTGAAATAAACGTTCGTCCCCGAGTATTAGGGTTGATTGCTGTGGCGAGTTCCGTTCGTCGGCGATAACTGGCGAAAAGACTGTCGGGGACGTTACGAGGGCGTCTCCCCGGTTGCGAGCGCCTGCGAGGTCTCGCCGTTCTGCGAGGTCCAGAGCACGCGGACGGTGGTCCCGGCGGAGACATTTCCACCGTGGTCGGTGCTAAGATTGGCTGAGGTCCCAGCGGATACAGGGAGCCCGAACGCCTTTGACGGGCCGTCGCTGGCGTTCAACGAAACCAGACCCGTGTTCTGGTCGTTCAGCGTGCTTCCCCCGGTATGAGTGGCAGTGACGTTGTAGTCACCGCCGTCCGTCTCGCTGTAGTCGAACTGGAAGTTCGCGTTCGGCGTCGTCTGCTGGACGCTGTTCCCCAACCCGAGGACGAACGAGCCGATCACTGCCGCGAGGATCACCGTGATGGCGACCATCAGGATCACACCGATCACCGGACTAACCGCGCGGTCGTCGTCGAGGAGTTGTTTGAAATTCATCGTGGTTCAGGGCGTCGACTCCTGCGCGAGCGTCTGGGTCGTGTCGCCGTTCTCCGAGGTCCAGATCACGCGGACGGTGTCATCGGTGCCGTAAACGATGTAACTGGAGTTGTCTCCAGCGGAGACATCGCCACTTCCGCTCCAAGTACTGGTGGTCTCGGCACTAGTCGTTACGTTGAGTTGACTCTCCGGAATCGAGTCGCCGCCGGTGTGAGTGGCCGCCACACCATTGCTGTCATTGTAGTCGAACTGGAAGTTCGCGTTCGGTGCCGTTTGCTGCACGCTGTTCCCCAGACCTAAGACGAACGAACCGATGACAGCCGCGAGGATCACCGTGATCGCCACCATCAGGATCACGCCGATCACCGGGCTAACTGCACGGTCGTCGTCGAAGAGTGCGTTGAAGTTCATTTGTTCTCGTTCCACAGCCCTCCCCGAAGGGAGTCGCCCCCCGGCGGTACTGTGTTGATACGGTACGACCCTTCTGTGTAATAATTGTGTCGTCGACAGAATCAGATATGATAGCTAATGGTGAATACCCGACCCGTCACTGTCGGTAACAACATGGGTACTGATTTGTCCGTACACGGACGCGGATGTCGCTCACGGTCGACGGACTTCGCTCGAAAACACGCGTGAGAAGTCGAGAATTCCGGGACGGCGCTCCCGCTCCGGAAGGTAAATTTCGAGTGGACTCGGTGGGATTTGAACCCACGGCCTTTCCCCTGCCAAGGGAACGATCTACCACTGATCTACGAGCCCGCCTGCACTACTTCGTATCGCGGTTCGGTAGTTAAGGGCTTCGACTGCGCGCGTCCTCGCTACGGATCACCACGGTCGAGCCGCGGATGGAAAGCCATTAGGCCCGCGACCGAGAGGACCCCGATGGGAACAGCACGGCCGCAACTCTGACTCGCCCGCGGTGGGCTTGGGATTGCGGATGTGCCCCCGTCGGACTGCCCGCTCGCGCCCGACGGCGCGTTCGGGAGCGACAGCCGACGGTGGCTCGCTTCTGCGGCCGACGTTCCAACTTCAGACAATGGCACGAATGCACACCCGCCGTCGAGGGTCGTCCGGTTCGGACAACCCCGCGGCAGACGAACCCCCGGAATGGAGCGACGTGGACGCCGAAGACGTCGAGGAACGCGTCGTCGAGCTGGCCGAACAGGGCCACGACCCGAGCGTCATCGGCTTGAAGCTGCGCGACGAGGGCGTGAAGGGCACGCCGGTTCCGAACGTGAAGCTCGCGACCGGCAAGAAGGTCACCGAGATCCTCGAGGAGCACGACGCCGGCAAGGACCTCCCCGAGGACCTCCACAACCTCATGGAGCGCGCGGTGCGCCTCCGTGAGCACATGGAGGAGAACCAGCAGGACGCGCAGAACAAGCGCGCGCTCCAGAACACCGAGTCGAAGATCCGTCGCCTGGTCGACTACTACCGCGGCGACGAACTCGACGAGGAGTTCACCTACAGCTACGACGTCGCCGTCGACCTCCTCGAGGACGACGCGTAACGACGACCCCGACCCCACCACGAGACCCACAGATGTCCACCGCCGCCGACGCGCCGACCGACGCAGACCCCGAACGGGTAGCATCGGCGCTGTCGACGGCGGAATTCGTCCGGGTCTACCCGCGACCGACCGGCGACGCGCTCGCCGCTGCGGGCCTACTCGGCCGCGCGCTCGACGAGCGCGGGACGCCGTTCCAGATCCGATCCACGCGCGACAGTGCGGTCCCCGACGGCGACGGGAACGCGCTCGCGCTGGGCTGGACCCCGCCGAACGGAACGGGCATCCCGTCCGGTTCGCGTCCGGTGTCGGCCGTCGCGGCCGCCGTCGCCGACGCGGTCGGCGTCGAGCCGGACCCGATCGTCGGGCTGGCCGGCGTCGTCGCCGCCGGGACCGTCCCCGGCGAGGGCGGCAGCGGAAGCCTGCTGGAGGAGGCCGAACGGCGCGGCGTCGTCGACCGACGCCCGGGCGTCGCGGTCCCCACGGCGGACCTCGCCGACGGGCTCGCACACTCGACGCGGATCTGGACGCCGTACTCCGGCGATCCGGACGCCGCTCGCGAGCTGCTCGCCGACCTCGGTATCGAGACCGGAGCCGACGGGGCCGCCGACCGCGACGAGGACGACCACCGCCGACTCGCCTCGGCGGTCGCGCTCGACGCGACCGCCGACGCGACCGAACGGGCGGTGACGGCCGTCGAGCGGGCGCTGCGACCGTACGAAACGCCGACCGGGCCGTTCGCCACGCTCGGCGGTCACGCGGACGTGTTCGACGCGCTCGCTCGCGAGCGCCCGGGGCTCGGCGTGGCGATGGCGCTGGGCGCGGACGTGACCGACGCGGCGCTGTCGACGTGGCGCGACCACGCCGGTCGCGTCCACGCGGCGCTCGCGGACCCGACGACGGGCCGGTACGACGGCGCGTTCGTCGCCCGCGTGGAGGCGTCGCCCGCGGACGCGCCGGCGCTGGCGACCGCCGCGCGGCTCGTCCGCGAGTACGCCTCGCCCGAGCCGGTCGCGCTCGTCGTCTCCGACGACGCGGCCGCCGCCGCCGGCGACGGCGCGGCCGACGCGACCGCCGCGCTCCGGGCCGGTGTCGAGGCGACATCGGACACGGATCCGGACGACGCGAGCGCCGGCGACACGGACCGCGCCGAGGGGACGACCCGCGACGGCGACTCGGTCGACGTGACCGGCGACGCCCGCCTCGGCGAGGCACGCTTCGCCGGCGGCGACGTACAGGCGTTCATCGGCGCGTTCAGGGAGGCCCTGCGATGACCGGTCGCGACCGGTCCGCCGACGACGGCGACTCCCACGACGACCTCGCGCGCACCGCGACCGTCGAGACGACACACGCCGACGCGGACGCCGCGGCGACGATCGCGGCGGCCATCTCGCCGGACAACACGGACGACATTCGGACGGAGGCGGACGGAGCGACGGTCGCGACCCGCGTCTCGCGGGGGACGACCGGCGGCTTCCTCGCCTCGGTGGACGACTACCTCGTGAACCTCGACGTGGCCGACGACGTGGTCGCGACGGGGAGGGGGACGGACGGCGAATCGACCCACACGAACGACGCGGACGGACTCCGCGACGCGAACGGCGCGGACGAGTTCCGCGACGCAGACGACACACGCGACACCGCAGACACGGACACACACGACACATGAGCGAACGATCAGTCTCACGACAACGACAGGGGAAACGCTGGTACACCGTCCTCGCGCCCGAACAGTTCGACCGAGCCGAGCTCGGCGACACGATGGCCGAGGAGCCCGAGCAGGTCGTCGGCCGGACGGTCGAGACCACGCTCGGCGAGATCACGGGCGACCAGGGACAGGACAACGTCAAGCTGACGTTCAAGATCACGGACGTGGGCTCGGACGCCGCCTACACCGAGTTCGTCCAGCACGAACTCACGCGGGATTACCTCCGCTCGATGGTGCGCCGCGGCGCCTCGAAGGTCGACCTGCACATCACCGTGCGCACGACCGACGACTACCGCGTCCGCGTCAGCCCGGTGGCGTTCACGACCAAGAAGGCCGACCGCTCCCAGGAGCAGGCCATCCGCCAGATCATGATCGACCTGGTCGAGCAGGCCGCCGAGGACCGCTCGTTCTCGGAGCTCATCGACTCCGTCGTCGAGGGACGCCTCTCGTCGGCGATCTACGGCGAGGCGAAGACGGTGTACCCGCTTCGCCGCGTCGAGGTCCAGAAGCTCTCGCTCGAGGCGCGTCCCGAGGAGATCGCCGCCGAGGAGGAGGCCGCCGTCGACGTGGACGACGACGACGTCGCCGTCGACGAGTAGGCACCCGACCGACGACGATCCGATTTTTGTGCCGACCCGCGACCGAGCGG
This genomic stretch from Halobaculum roseum harbors:
- a CDS encoding DUF7266 family protein, whose translation is MSDPRRPGARTRSDGARSRSRRDRGTATTLSYVLTLGITALLISGLLVAAGGAVESQREDTTRETMEVVGQQLSSRLMAADRLVAAGGSEVAVRGAYPGTVAGSTYSIAVEPGSPATIELTATGTRVSVTVAAPARTPVAETTVSGGDVEIVYVGGQLEVREA
- a CDS encoding DUF7289 family protein encodes the protein MSRAQSDAIGFVLVFSLIVLTVGTVYAAGYPALEEFRTGEQLENMERAFEVLDDNLDDLTREGAPSRATEIKLNGGTLAVNGSTTITVNATTTDPVRGENFTVSDESTPITYSEGDTTVVSAHGAVFRQDGDAAVMRSEPGWVVDDDHALIPLVVTDRTGDRVAFGGSSTVLIRGQVTGRGIAGEVVAGDSDDVTVTVTVESPRADAWKRHFEAEGLTAVDGNPADGEVTYRFEVDSVVVQQTTVSVELEG
- a CDS encoding DUF7289 family protein — encoded protein: MPSWGDDDRRAQGDVISVVLLLAITIAGATTVVALGGDAIGGVQQSATTGAAEQSMTQLDSKASLVAHGESDTQRVRLAGSADATRRIDADAGWMNISVYNASTGDFEYEITNTTLGAVVYRDGDTSVAYQGGGVWRRSGNGSSMVSPPEFHYRGTTLTLPLVSVGGDERLDGEVVVRRSSDPAAVYPDGDSDRANPLDEGVVVITVGSEYYDAWGRFFEQRTSGDVTVYHGNRTARTELVVPFETEFDNVVASTSAGGISANPGPPPEPYRDGVVQPSADDVIESHIEECETEPDACINETESDFDTDDMDGGETYFLDGDYGGDLSIDTSDGNVSVVVDGDFDAGDVDVTGGNSTTWYVREDFSVSGDVNPDGPASQLRVLVHSDGDVSFDGNYLFVGFVYAPGSDVDLNGGGGPGTNFEGGLVGDTIDVNGQPNDFEYDESVGTIDLDVSASNAPRITYLHVSVTEIEVDED
- a CDS encoding type IV pilin, with product MNFKQLLDDDRAVSPVIGVILMVAITVILAAVIGSFVLGLGNSVQQTTPNANFQFDYSETDGGDYNVTATHTGGSTLNDQNTGLVSLNASDGPSKAFGLPVSAGTSANLSTDHGGNVSAGTTVRVLWTSQNGETSQALATGETPS
- a CDS encoding type IV pilin; its protein translation is MNFNALFDDDRAVSPVIGVILMVAITVILAAVIGSFVLGLGNSVQQTAPNANFQFDYNDSNGVAATHTGGDSIPESQLNVTTSAETTSTWSGSGDVSAGDNSSYIVYGTDDTVRVIWTSENGDTTQTLAQESTP
- a CDS encoding 30S ribosomal protein S15; its protein translation is MARMHTRRRGSSGSDNPAADEPPEWSDVDAEDVEERVVELAEQGHDPSVIGLKLRDEGVKGTPVPNVKLATGKKVTEILEEHDAGKDLPEDLHNLMERAVRLREHMEENQQDAQNKRALQNTESKIRRLVDYYRGDELDEEFTYSYDVAVDLLEDDA
- a CDS encoding exonuclease RecJ; translation: MSTAADAPTDADPERVASALSTAEFVRVYPRPTGDALAAAGLLGRALDERGTPFQIRSTRDSAVPDGDGNALALGWTPPNGTGIPSGSRPVSAVAAAVADAVGVEPDPIVGLAGVVAAGTVPGEGGSGSLLEEAERRGVVDRRPGVAVPTADLADGLAHSTRIWTPYSGDPDAARELLADLGIETGADGAADRDEDDHRRLASAVALDATADATERAVTAVERALRPYETPTGPFATLGGHADVFDALARERPGLGVAMALGADVTDAALSTWRDHAGRVHAALADPTTGRYDGAFVARVEASPADAPALATAARLVREYASPEPVALVVSDDAAAAAGDGAADATAALRAGVEATSDTDPDDASAGDTDRAEGTTRDGDSVDVTGDARLGEARFAGGDVQAFIGAFREALR
- a CDS encoding KEOPS complex subunit Pcc1 translates to MTGRDRSADDGDSHDDLARTATVETTHADADAAATIAAAISPDNTDDIRTEADGATVATRVSRGTTGGFLASVDDYLVNLDVADDVVATGRGTDGESTHTNDADGLRDANGADEFRDADDTRDTADTDTHDT
- a CDS encoding 30S ribosomal protein S3ae, translated to MSERSVSRQRQGKRWYTVLAPEQFDRAELGDTMAEEPEQVVGRTVETTLGEITGDQGQDNVKLTFKITDVGSDAAYTEFVQHELTRDYLRSMVRRGASKVDLHITVRTTDDYRVRVSPVAFTTKKADRSQEQAIRQIMIDLVEQAAEDRSFSELIDSVVEGRLSSAIYGEAKTVYPLRRVEVQKLSLEARPEEIAAEEEAAVDVDDDDVAVDE